ttattattattattattattattattattattattattattacttgctaagctacaaccctagttggaaaagcaggatgctataagcccaggggctcctacagggaaaataactcagctaggaaaggaaaaaaggaaaataaaatatttcaggaagagtaacaacattaaaataaatattgcctatataaactataaaaactttaacaaaacaagaggaagagaaataagatagaagagtgtgctcgagtgtaccctcaagcaagagaactccaaaccaaggcagtggaagaccatggtacaaagggtatgGCACTATATATGTGTGTTGGATTCTGTCGGGACACCGTTGACCTTTGATATTGCAACGCCTTACAAAAacacaataaaatatttaattttaatgttcctTGAATATAGTCATCCAATCCCTGtgaaaaaattcctttaaatatggtagtatttatagaaataatatttttatcaataatattttatgGAATTAATTGCTTTTTTGATCAGCATACAGTACTTGCTTGATCATTAAAGGATTTTTGTGATGGGAAATATGTTTCCAATTGGAATATTAATTACTTGATAACCTGGGGTGCTGACTGAATCGTAAATGataaacattttattgtttttagtgttgttattattattattattataattattattattattattattattattattaatattattattattattattattattatttttgttattattattgtagtcgTAATGatgtatgtattaattttttttatagaaatatatgtattaatgtttgtttttttaacaatattctgggattttaaaaattcaattgtgaattattcctattattaatatattttgattaataaaagtaataacaataatattaacgaaAAGTCATTTCATAAAAACGTATAATATCTGATGAATCTTAATAACGTAGAAGACAACTCACAGCAAGCCATAGCTACCGTCTCAGACGTTGGTATTCAGCCGGGAGCTTTATGGTATTAAAAGTCTGGGGGAATTTCGtatgaagatgaaaaaaagagaggagaggatgaagaaagaaaaaaatagacttcCCCAAGAGATTAAGACTTTAGTCAAATCCGCACAGCATATTATGCAATGTGCAGTTCCTCAGAAtggttgccagagagagagagagagagagagagagaagagagagagagagagagagaggagagagagagagagagagagagagagagagagagagaattaacttttaaaagaatattttcctttttttatgattgTTGGTTGGAAGCTGTCTTGAATTTTTCCGCTGttgtgtgtttaatttttttttttatgttgagcttTAATATAGAATGAGAGAAACTAGCTCGCTTTGTTGGGCatcacgttatttttttttctatgtttttcgaTGTAAATGACGAAAGAAATGTGGAGCTTGTCTCTAAAATAgattctttatacatatatatatatatatatatatatatatatatatatatatatatatatatatacatatatatacatatatatatatatatatatatatatatatatgtgtgtgtgtgtgtgtgtgttaatatacatatatatatatatatatatatatatatatatatatatatatatatatatatatatatatatgtatataaacacaaatatatatatatatatatatatgtatatatatatatatatatatatatatatatatatatatatatatatatatatgtgtgtatgtatgtatgtatataaacacaaatatatatatatatatatatatatatatatatatatatatatatatatatatatatatatattcaccattttAGAAGAAGCGTGTCCTGAAATTATTGGTTTCAGAGAAAATCATGATATACGAATAATTTTGGTACTTTTGTTATTCCCCTGTAATAATGTATTAATTACAGTAGTTGAATCCGTAACAAGTATATAGAATTTAGAAATATCTAGTCGTACTCTACAATGCTGCAATTAAAGTACGGACTCGTATACGTGCATATACGATTCTGTTTGATATGTATTAATTCGAACAGTGTTATGATCCAGTTGTTATTCGTACGTGATGTGAGGTGTTATTGTTTTTGTAGTTGATTGGCATGTGTGCATGCGATATGCATTTAGCGTCAGTCTCGTTAAAATGACCCGTGTTTTCATTCTTGTTTTGAATTGCGAATGTCCCTGCTGCATTAGTTTCTGTGTGAGTGATTACGTACATAATTGAATAAAGATAATGGTACGATTCAGTtttaaattccttttcattttcggAAATGATTGCATTTGTGTAtgcatacatttttgtatatatgcacatatattaattaggtagtatgtatatatatatatatatatatatatatatatatatatatatatatatatatatacacacacacacatacatacacagaaccgcaacaacaacaaatgctatcATTTCCAGACCagtgcaaaccaatctagtatgggtggcccggactCGTTctgctttgctggtcatggcgatactcaaacgttaaggtatccttactcagaaagggtatatatatacatacatatatatatatatatatatatatatatatatatatatatatatatatatatatatatatgtgtgtgtgtgtgtgtgtgtgtgtgtgggcgaatATTTTGTGTTATTTGTGATAGCTTCTAAAAGTCGTGACTATTGTGTTCTGATGAATTAAGTATATTGGATGAGGCTGCTAGCCCCTCTTCTTACATTATCGTGACTGCGACCCATCCCAGTCGACTAACTACACCGGAAGTAAATCAGCGTTTTTAAAAACTTCCCTGCATCGAGATCTTCtacctcttcctctttttcttcttcttcttcttcttcttcttcttcttcttcttcttcttcttcctcttcctcgtctttttcttcttcttcttcttcgtaagtAAATCAGTGTTTTTAGAAACTTCCCTACATcgagatcttcttcttcttcctcttccacttcttcttctgcttcttcttcttcttcttcttcctctttatcttcatcttcttcttcttcttcttcttcatcttcctcttctttttcttcttcttcttcggaagTAAATCAGTGTTTTTAAAAACTTCCCTACATCgagatcttcttcctcttcttcttcctcttcctcttcctcttcttcttcttcttcttctggcagaAGAGCGAGTCCGCCAGAATGGCACGAGTGTCGAAATTATCTCACGAATGGAAAGAAACAATGTAGGCGGTCGTTAGGAGATCCCATTAGGTTTGTAAATACAGCACTAAACGTTACAAAAAACGTTTGCAGATGGCTCCTGGCCTTAGGGGCCTTTACTGGTGCTTGGGAAAGCCGAGTGTGATAACGCTGCAGAGATCTGGATTTTGATTTGGCGAGTGTGTGACGGTGGAtttttttagtttggtggttttACGTAACGGAAGTTTTGACTGCTTTGGTTTTTTATCTACTTTGTGGTAgggttaggtgttttttttttttttttttttttttttttttttttttttttttttttttttcattaaggttttttttttttgtccagtttCTTTTGTAatgttatgaaatttattttattttgacccCGTTTTTCAGctgtttatttttcttacattcgTCTGTGGTTTGTATTTTggacatttactctctctctctctctctctctctctctctctctctctctctctctctctctctctctctccatccaaagCAAGATAATGGGAAAAGATTGAAATCTAATATAAACTTATTTCCAAAGAAAATACTCTTGAAACGGCCTAAAATAGATACGGTATTCTCCATAAGGGCTCAAATTTTCTTTCCTCTATGTATCTTACAGTGAATGCATTTTGTAAAAGATATGTATAATCTGACAGCACCAATAAAGTTACGCTATGAACTACAGAATCTTATCAGTAACTTTCCAATCTATTTTGTAAAATTCAGTGTAATATTTCATTCATAGTTTTTTCCTGTAATGATGACTTGTATTCATGTTTTCCTGTTTAATCTGTGAAATTTTTTTGTCTCATACCTTATAATAACATTGTCCTCTTTAcgttgggttatatatatatatatatatatatatatatatatatatatatatatatatatatatatatatatacatacatacatacactatatatatatatatatatatatatatatatatatatatatatatatatatatatatatatatatatatatatacatacatacactatatatgtatgtatatatatatatatatatatatatatatatatatatatatatatatatatatatatatatatatatatatatattgtctttttcaCTCCTCAATTTTTTATAGCATAGTGCTCCAGAACATCCTACATTCCTCATTATTTTTTAGAAGATTTCTGATAATTTATGACACGGAAAGTTGAGTGTGGTGTCGCAGTGATAGAAGATCAGATAATTTTAATGATCATACGTATTATTAAAATGGGAGAATCTGTGATTTGATGGTTATTTATTGTTCGTCATATTTCttaaataactaaattaaaatGGCAGAATCTGCGATTCGATGGTTATTTATGaactgtttgtcatattttttttttaataacaattaaaattggaAAATCTGCGATTCGATGATTATTTATGAACTgttcgtcatatttttttttctttttgaataactAAATTAAAATGGAAGAATCTGCGATTCGATGGTTATTTATTGttcgtctttttttattttttttttttttttatttgaataactaAATTAAAATGGGAGAATCTGTGATTTGATTGTTATTTATTGTCgacatattttttaaataaataaaacaattttctaaatgataatgataagaataataatacaagtaaattttgtgtgtatcAAGACACGTGATAATGTATACTCAATTTAAATTAATTCCCTCAGTTTTATGTGAATAATAAACACAAAGGAAATAGTATGATGGCCCTGtttgttattattgtatttttttttctatttcactgtGATAAAAACGATCTTTATCTCATTtacaattttctattttcattttgttagcattTTTTTTACAAGGGcatattttataatacattttattttcatatattcgtAGGAGtgacagaaaaaataattttatatctctcttcctttcacatttcttttataatgtattttattttcatatcttttaccTTTAGATTCGTGCGAGTGAAAGACGGAAAAAATAGTTAATTAATATTTCTGCTTCTTTCACATTTAttctagttctattttttttttctttcgggtaTTCATTAAAATGAAGCCGAGGTCATTTGTTAATTGTCTACTCCTCCTTTCTtattcttctacctcttcctcctCCGacgaaatatatttaataattatgatatttagtCCAagacgtttttgttttcattttctttgttaattAGTCACGTGGCGTTCTGTTTACTCTCGCAACATCGTATCTATATTTCAGTCCATGATTAcctcattttttcctttttccggttttttttttcttttttttcgagttCGTGAAGTAATAAGTTAATTCCCATGTCTTTGCAACATATCAACATTTTGGTCCGTGGTAATTTGCCAAATATCTTCTTGTCCTCTTTGCGACATATCAACATTTTGGTCCGTGGTAATTTACCAAATTTCTTCTTGTCCAATTTTGCAACATATCAACATTTTGGTCCGTGGTAATTTGCCAAATTTCTTCTTGTCCTCTTTGCAACATATCAACATGTTGGTCCGTGGTAATTTGCCAAATTTCTTCTTGTCCTCTTTGCAACATATCAACATTTTGGGTCCGTGGTAATTTGCCAAATTTCATCTTGTCATCTTTGCAACATATCAAACATGTTGGGTCCGTGGTAATTTTGCCAAATTTCTTCTTGTCCTCTTTGCAACATATCAACATTTTGGTCCGTGGTAATTTGCCAAATTTCTTCTTGTCTTCTTTGCGACATATCAACATTTTGGTCCGTGGTAATTTTGCCAAATTTCTTCTTGTCCTCTTTGCGACATATCGACATTTTGGGTCCGTGGTAATTTGCCAAATTTCTTCTTGTCCTCTTTTGCGACATATCGACATTTGGGTCCGTGGTAATTTGCCAAATTTCTTCTTGTCCTCTTTGCGACATATCGACATTTGGGTCCGTGGTAATTTGTCAAATTTCTTCTTGTCCTCTTTTGCGACATATCGACATTGGGTCCGTGGTAATTTGCCAAATTTCTTCTTGTCCTCTTTGCGACATATCGACATTTTGGGTCCGTGGTAATTTGCCAAATTTTCTTCTTGTCCTCTTTGCAACATATCAATATTTTGGTCCGTGGTAATTTGCCAAATTTCTTCTTGTCCTCTTTGCAACATATCAACATTTTGGTCCGTGGGTAATTTgccaaatttcttcttcttcttcttcttcttcttcttttcatagaCGCTGAAAGATCTGATAATTCATTCGCCCCCTTATACAGTCTCATTTCCAAATCTCTATCCATGAccattaaattattctattttttctctttttcctcatgatttttttctgctttttcttttcccgCATCAGAGTTTCGTCGGCGAAAgaactttattttccttctttttctttttcttcttcttcttcttcttcttcttcttctttttttcatagaCGCTGAAAGATCTGATAATTTATTCATCTCTTATGCAATCTCATTTCCAAATCTCTATCCATGAccattaaatttttctatttctctttttttctcatgatttttttctgctttttcttttccccGCATCAGAGTTTCGTCGGCAAAAGAActtcattttccttcccttcttttttattGTACATTCGTTTTTACACGACAGCAAGAGTTGTTTTTCCTCCTCGGGAGCGTGTAATGAAGGCGGCGCTGAATATTTTACCGGTATTTACAAAGGCTGCATCAGCCTCGTTACCAGATTGTTGAGTTGGGTTTTGGGTTTCTTACCGTTAAGGggctatgtatgtatattgtgcctcgtctagagagagagagagagagagagagggggggtttattGCGCCTcctttagaggagagagagagagagagagattgtgcctcctttagagagagagagagagaggagagaggagagagaggagagagagaggtatattgtgtctcctctacagagagagagagaggtatattgtgcctcctttagagagagaggtatattgtgccttcttttagagagagaggtatattgtgcttcctttagagagagagagagagagagagagagagagagagatgagagagagagagagaggagagagagagagaggagaggagagagaggagagagagagagatattgtgcctcctttagagagagagagagagagagatattgtgcctcctttagagagagaggagagagagagagagagagagagagagagagagagagagagagaggtatattgtgTCTCCTCTACAGAGAGAGGTATATTGTGCCTCCTTtagagagagaggtatattgtgCCTTCTTTTAGAGAGAGGTATATTGTgcttcctttagagagagagagagagagagagagagagagagagagagagagagagagagagagagatgtatattgcGCCTCCTCTAGAGAGAGAGANNNNNNNNNNNNNNNNNNNNNNNNNNNNNNNNNNNNNNNNNNNNNNNNNNNNNNNNNNNNNNNNNNNNNNNNNNNNNNNNNNNNNNNNNNNNNNNNNNNNNNNNNNNNNNNNNNNNNNNNNNNNNNNNNNNNNNNNNNNNNNNNNNNNNNNNNNNNNNNNNNNNNNNNNNNNNNNNNNNNNNNNNNNNNNNNNNNNNNNNNNNNNNNNNNNNNNNNNNNNNNNNNNNNNNNNNNNNNNNNNNNNNNNNNNNNNNNNNNNNNNNNNNNNNNNNNNNNNNNNNNNNNNNNNNNNNNNNNNNNNNNNNNNNNNNNNNNNNNNNNNNNNNNNNNNNNNNNNNNNNNNNNNNNNNNNNNNNNNNNNNNNNNNNNNNNNNNNNNNNNNNNNNNNNNNNNNNNNNNNNNNNNNNNNNNNNNNNNNNNNNNNNNNNNNNNNNNNNNNNNNNNNNNNNNNNNNNNNNNNNNNNNNNNNNNNNNNNNNNNNNNNNNNNNNNNNNNNNNNNacacacacacacacatatatatatatatatatatatatatatatatatatatatatatatat
The nucleotide sequence above comes from Palaemon carinicauda isolate YSFRI2023 chromosome 2, ASM3689809v2, whole genome shotgun sequence. Encoded proteins:
- the LOC137616009 gene encoding bromodomain-containing protein DDB_G0278469-like, which encodes MNPGDATVVKKREEEEEEEEEEEEEEEEEDEGKAQKANPALDRSISILSFHAPSHNEAPSPPDPGPSGSFQAPSLKDSPTSQNSNDPGGAPSGKDPSTAMSRDRSFSVYEKKKKKKKKKKFGKLPTDQNVDMLQRGQEEIWQITTDQNIDMLQRGQEENLANYHGPKMSICRKEDKKKFGKLPRTQCRYVAKEDKKKFDKLPRTQMSICRKEDKKKFGKLPRTQMSICRKRGQEEIWQITTDPKCRYVAKRTRRNLAKLPRTKMLICRKEDKKKFGKLPRTKMLICCKEDKKKFGKITTDPTCLICCKDDKMKFEEEEKEEEDEEEEEEEDEDKEEEEEEEEAEEEVEEEEEEDLDKEEYPHEGTIHDLPSRATS